CAGGACCTTGAAGAGCTTTGGGACCAGATCCTTTtcctgcagagaggaagcacaCTTGAACTAAACAATGACTTCACAGTAactgtttcttttgtttatgtTCAGAGAGACACATGTTGTAACTTGACGCAGTTGTGACGAGCTGCAGACACGTACCGTCAGCCAAAAACTAGCCATTTTCATTGCCTTCTCATCGGTGTCTCCCTTTTTGGCAAAGTCAATCAgctggtgaaaaacaaaacatgaaagcaCATTAAGTCAGAGCCACTGAGTGTGGAAGAACGGCAAATTAAAATCTGAGTGTTTTGCATAGTAGACCAGTGCACCCATGTAAAGTGTGAAACTGTGGGACTGTATTtggacagagaaaaaacacCGGGCTGCCTCGGGTGCAGTGATCGTCTCATTAGGTTCAGGGACCCGACAGCGTCCTACAGGAGGACTCAGGGGTTCTGCAGCAATACTTCCGCTTCCCTCCCATTAGCAGTTTGCACAGTGCAAACATTTATAACAGTAACTAAAGCGATCACAAGCATGGAGGCTGTTACAGCTGCATATTGATGTCCACGGTTGTTTAATGAGATAAGATGCTTGAGTGTCCACCTAAATTTCCCCATATGAAGTATTCTGATTGGACTACAGGACAAAGTCTGTCTACAAAGCAATGGTGGATCACATGATTAAATTAATATTGAGCCGCACTACATAAAGTACTATAATTTAACTGACTCACAATAAGacttttgacacacacacatatacactactcacaaaaagttagggatattcgactttcaggtgaaatatatggaaaaagtgaatgctacagtgatattatataatgaaagtagggcatttaagtagaagcatgcaatggtaattttattcatcttaaacaatttattgaaagaaaagctaacaacagtggtgggtataccacaacaaaaaatgttcagtgtctcaataaattgggatgtggccaaaggacgtccactcctctcctttctgtgactcttccagtctctctgtatcactgttacaacctcctgatgacactctgtgaccctctaagctcagtaaaaaacttccatctgaggacttcctgtttgaagcctccagtgttgaggtgctgctgatcaattgttaggtgtcgtcttggtctcatgatgtcagaatgtgaacagcatgatgaggaggactgtttaaataccaattctaactgaagcaggaaatgtattggtcgattcaaggatcaaacctgttgtgaatgttgctgttaagcttcttgttagagaacagcaactggtgcaaaaagtactgaaacactgaacagttggacatgtgcattcaaaggtttagaggtcacattaagttcacctggaaaggttagaatgcattttaggttcatcctgaaatttcacctgaaagccgaatatccctaacttttgtgagtagtgtatatgcatatatgtatgcaaaaaacagatttcattcTACTCTTTTAAATCATTGTGGTATTATACGGATTCATGTATCAATGTATAATTTTGAGATTTCTACAAATTATTTGCAACTATTTTGACTGCTGACAAAGTATGTGACGGGCTGTGTTGCATGTTGTAATTAGTATATGTTTTAATCACTAGACTGTAGCAGCAGTACTTTGATACTGGAGTAAATGTGTTGTAGATATAaaatgctaatgtgtgtgtatgtaattaCAGAGTTCACATCAAAATATGGCagttttttaacattaaatcatACCAGAGTTTTGTTGGAGTGATGATGGTGAGATACTGTCCAGACTGAACTGTGTTTTTACCATTAAAGCAACAACATTTCCGGATGAAAGACGTAGTTAGTGTAACTTTTGTACTGTGTTTATTTGGCTAATTAGAGCTGGTCAAACACTGTACCAGCcttgttagctaatgttagctagcagcATCTCCGGCTCCTCGGTACCTTTTCGGCGTAGAAACGGACTTCATCCGCGCGGGCCCTCGTGGTTTCTATCCTCTCGTGCCGGACCAGTCCTGTCAAAATGTTCCGCAGCATGTCGATTCGGGACTCTGGACCCAGACCCAACTTCCGGGCCACCCGGCCGTGGGAGATCAACATTTGCAACGTGAGGCGCATCTTGTCCGGTTAGATTCGCCGCGACAAACAAACGGGAAAGCAGAGCACGTTCACGGACAAAGTGAAGCGGGTGAGCTCCTCAAGCCGCCCGCTGACTGGATGTTAGAGAAGTTAACTCGGTGTGAGGACAGATCCTGAGGTCAGTTCAGTTAATGCTGAACCTGCTGGGTTTGACATTGGTGGTGCGTCGTCAAATTAGTCCGACTTGGTCATCGTACTGCCGAGCGACAGTTCCGCCCAAACTCACTGCAACTAGTGTTTCCCAATTTCTGCAGATCTACATCTTTCTGGACCATTTCAATACTATATAACATGCTTTTCAATTATAATACTTAAAACGcatgtaatataatttatatatatatatatataaacatatatgaCAAGTAAAAAATAAGTAATATTAACTAACATGTACGTTCTTATTCCCTCGTTGCATGTGCTGTGTAGATTGGCCAGGTAGaccagaaagaaagagaaaaacagaggtgttacacttttattttatttcagtcgCCATTACAGCAGGCCAGAGTTTCATTTTGCAGTatagaaacagctgctgcagaggtaGAATCGGACTGAACTCAGTAAGTTGACATGGTGCTCTGCAGCCAATCTGTGAAAATGCAGGTCTGATGCCAGACAGGGggaaacataaatgaaaaagGCATATTGAAAACTTCATGTCACATCACACTTTCAGAACATTTCTGTGtcataaaagagaaataaatgattACTGTGAGAAACTTTTttccgctttttttttttttaccttggcATAGACACCAGGGTGGTTCTTCTCTGCACACCCAAAGCCCCAGGACACAACACCCTGCagttcaccatcacacacaaCAGGACCACCAGAGTCACCCTGAGAGTGGGGGAGCAAAGCAGTTTGGACATATATAAAAGTTTTCAGTCTCAACTAAGTACGGACGATACTAAACAAGTAAGAAATACTTTGTGTACGACTGCAATACTCACCTGGCAGGAGTCCTTGCCTCCCTCCAAGTATCCAGCACAGAACATGGCCTCAGTGATCATGCCGGGGTAGGAGTTATCACagtcctcatcagacaggatgGGGATCTCCAGGCACTGCAGCTTGTTACTATCAGCAGCTGTGGAGATGCATAGCCAGAGACATGAGGACAAATGTAACGCGATTAAGTCCTTTATGCTGACAGTGTTTGATACTCACAGGAGCTCATGGTCACACCCCAGCCAGAGACTCTACACATGGTGCCAGCGGGGGCACAGCTGGTGGGCAGAGCCACAGGCTGCACGTACTGGTTGAGGGTGGCGGGCTTGCTCAGCTTGATCAGCATGATGTCATTGTTAACCAGCCAGGACTCATAGTTGGGGTGAGGGATGACGCTGGCAGCAGGAATGATCTGTTCATTGCCATCCATGAACCAGCGGTTGTGATCACCAAGGACGATGTCCATTTTGctgaaagagaggcagaggttgtgagtgagacagagagaatggaGAACAGGAGGGATGGCTTGAGAGAGACCagtctagttttttttttttgtgtttgatgtttaagGAGCACCCACGATTTGtagcagtgagcagcagacacCACCCAGAACTCGTTGACCAGGGAGCCGCCACAGAAGTGGTAGCCAGAGTTCAGAGACACCTGATGGGGCTGTGAATGAGGGGTGCACTCACGCCCTCCAACAATTTTGTCATCCTCTGTGGcaactgaaaagaaaatctgtCATTATATAGCTGTATGTAGTATGTTGAAAAAGTCCCTCTGCAGATGTCCAACATTTTTGCATCTCCTTTGCCTCTTTGGTGATGTTCTGGGTCATAGATTTTCTTTGGCACATAACTGATCCACACCACAGGTATTGTATTTCCCATACTAAATATATTCTGAGATCGTTGATGCTTCCTAAATACTTACACACAGCTCCTAGGAGCAGAGCAAAGACCAGAGACCTCATGACTGGTTGATGTAGAAATGTTCCTGTGTCCATTCCGGCCTTTTATTCATTGCATTAATTTATGCCAGCTGCCCAGACACACCCCTGGTGCTGCTAACCAATTAAAACCCTCAAAGTGTGCCAGTGGATAAACTTTACTTTACATAATATTATTTTGCCAGAAAGGGACTCCATAGTCTTAATGGAACTCTGGTTTAAGGATTTTGTTCAGTTCTGTCACAAAAATAATGTTCCTTTTGTTTGATCTGTTTTTGCATTGGCCTGGTGTGAGTACAGACCAGTGTGTATTGATCAGGCTGTAATCAACATCCTGACCTTCACTCCCCAGACGTAGTGGCAGGTGGAGCCGCTCTCACAGACTCACTCACTGACTGGCTCTGGCCTTTGCAAATGAAAACTGCAGGGAAAGCTCTTTTATACAGAGCAACTACTTTATCTTTGTTTAATTCAGCGCAATTCTCTTCAGTTATTTTAATGTGTCAAGTCATGGGAACAATATTGCCAAAGTTTGATGTGAGGTAAGGAGTAAAGAAGATTTCTTAGGACTTCTTAGGAAggtaccttcaacaagtccagtgaataactatgacctggatgactgagaatcttcacagaaGCAAAGATGCTAAATACATtaactaataaaataattcaagCAAATGCATTCAAGTACAACAAACAAATGGATGTTACTActggaaataataaaaagtaaaatactgTTAAATCAAAAATGGCATCAGATTCATGTGATACATCAGGTAACAAGCCACAGTAATAGtcagtgaacacaacacactgatGCAGCATTATTTGTCACATTCATTGGATTGTTCTCACTGATTTGGGCTCAATCACATTTTGTGCCattgatgatgacgatgatgccATGCATCCAAATTCAATTTCCACACTActtattttaaaggtttagaaGCTTTATGGGTTTTCCGCTACTTAATAGTCTCTCACAAGAGCTCTTTCGTGTCTCTgcaggtgttgttgtgtgctCTCTTGATAACACTCTCGAGGTATTGGGCTGTTTGCAGACATGATTATATTTGGTCAGTCTGGTCGAAGTTAATTAAAAACCAAGTCATAAATTATTATGCTTTTAAAATTAGGATGCatcataaaagaaaacataaacaaTACTCAAAAGCAGTGCAAACATTTAGCCCCACTTCTCCCCCTCAAcccatattatattatatatattataccaTAATGATATCATAATAACATAAAGGATGTTGACATTTAGATCCTGGTACTTCAGGTGATTTTCCATTCAGAGTTCTATACACATGAGAATTTTTAAACCATCTTTAACACTACCTGAAGCATTTTAAGCATTAAAGACACACAATGTATCACTGAAAGGATtaactttatagttatagtCATAGTTTTTTTGTGCAGGATTAAACTGTGCCTCTGAACAAATTATTCTTGGTGTGGTAAATGTGGAATCAGCACATTGCATGATATTATGGCTTATTTCTACTGTAaaaacttttaactttttatttaaattgtcTACAGCAGATAAGGGATACCCAGTATTTCCCTTATTTCTGCCCTCAAACAGCGATAAACTCTTCAACATTTCTGTGAAATATCACAGCATGGTTATAAGTATTGTGATGACAATACCATAATGTAGGAAGACACAGGCAAAAAATGAGAGTGAAATCATGTGGAAGTCAAGGTGTAAGACTTTATTGAGTCAGATGGAAATTGCTGCACATTGTTTGAATCTCAACAACAACGCTGTTGTTAGAGTGATGGCAGAAAGGCAGCGGAGAAGGATGGTGGTCGCAGGATCAGACTTAATAGCTGGCCATGGTGGACTCCAGCCACTCGTTGAAGAGGCAGACCtgtgaaaggagagagaatgaggtTTGTTAGCACAGCCATTAACAAAtatgattcattttaaatagGCAGGCACAATGTGAAATTTCAATCTCACACAGCTATGTTATTCATCAAAATTAGATCATTTAAGTTTACCTTGGCGTAGACACCGGGGTGGTTCTTCTCAGCACACCCGTAGCCCCAGGACACAACACCCTGCAGCTCACCGTTGCACACGACGGGGCCACCAGAGTcaccctgagagagagagagagagagagagagagagagagagagagagaataagaacaataaaaagttaaataaagatgaatgaTTTCACTGGATTTCAGCACTGAAAGGAAAAATATGTTCAAGTAAATTCCCAGTATTCTGACTTGTGAGAAGTGCTGATCTTGGACAAGGACCTCTGCAGTCTCCTCTTGTTACATACCTGGCAGGAGTCCTTGCCGCCCTCCAGGTATCCAGCGCAGAACATGGCGTCAGTGATCATGCCGGGGTAGGAGTTCTCACAGTCTCTGTCAGACAGGATGGGGATCTCCAGGCACTGCAGCTTGTTGCCGTCAGCAGCTACGACGtgtaaaacaaagcaaaaagttAAGGGAAAAAGGTttaaaagaacacaaataaaaacactgaaacattctGTAACTCCCAGCTTTTAAGATGCAGATGTTACTCACTGGAGCTCATGGTGTTGCCCCAGCCAGAGACTCTACACATGGTGCCAGCGGGGGCACAGCTGGTGGGCAGAGCCACAGGCTGCACGTACTGGTTGAGGGTGGCGGGCTTGCTCAGCTTGATCAGCATGATGTCATTGTTGATATTGTAGGAGCTGTACCTGGGATGGCGGATGACGCGGGAGGAGCTGATGAACTGCTCAGATCCCTCAGAGACCCTGATGTTGTGCTCTCCGAGACGCACCTGAACACGGCTGGAGAATAAAGAGAAGATCAGCCTGTTAAAAGCACAGTCATTCCAGCAAGCAAAACTTTGTCTTTGTAATATGAAGAAGTGACGTACGACTTGtagcagtgagcagcagacacaACCCAGTTCTCGTTGACCAGGGAGCCACCACAGAAGTGGTAGCCAGAGTTCAGAGACACCTGATGGGGCTGGGAGTAGGCTTTGCACTCATACCCACCGACGATCTTGTCGTCCTCCGTGGCAACTACGACACACACATGTCAACAACAAGTTAGCTGTTTTGGCAGCTAATCCCAGATGACAGTGGGCGAGAGGCGGGATTCACCCTGGACTgaatcacagggccaacacatacagacagacaaccattcacactcactcacatctACAGTCAATTTAAAGTCCACACAGAAGGACCCCaagttcaaacctggattcgaacctggaacctgctctgaggcaacagtgcaaaccacagcaccaccgtgctgccccagAGATCAATCAGCCACTCTCAAATGTCAAACCCATGTTTAACTAATGGTTATTCTGAGCAAAGTTCAGGGATTAAGGCTGGAAGCAGAGGGGAAGCCAATCTGCTTGTAAACAGCTTCACACTCACAAGCAACTCCGATGAGCAGAACGAAGACCAGAGACCTCATGATTGCTGTGTGATCCTGTGGATGAGAGgacctgcagctctgctttttaTCCGCGGTCAGGAGAGCTGCCCTGCTCTCGGGCTGTCCTCATTGGTCAGCGAGGAGCCAATCTCTGTGGCACGATGTTGAAGTCAGGTGATTCATTTCCAGAATTACgattgaaaaaaacacttttcgTTATGGAAGTAAGGATGACTCTTGTCAGCAAAGATGGGAAATCATGAGGGAAAGTTTGAATATGGATCATTTGTCcttattttttatgtattcattcatttattaatgaCTGTATTCAATACAACAACTAGAATTAACATTAATATACTATAgacagtctgttttttttttttaataaatgataatcTCTAATATATGTTTTATTGCTATTAAGCAGCATATGGAGTTTGACTTAGCACCACTTTGTCCAGCATTTTTCACAATGAGTACTTAGTTTGTTCAcaactttattcttatttagagatttgaatgtttttcaggaggatattttattttggttaAGGTTTGAATCCACTGTCTATGTGCTCAAAGTTGCTGGTCAGATTACACAGGTACACAAGTCACCTCTATATTTAGATGTGCGTGAACACGGTATCTCACAGCAGTGTGTTTCTCAGCACCTGTTACCTCAGGTCAAAAAATCTTTTACACGGCAGTTTTCAACAAATAGGGTGAAAACAGGAACAAGTCCTctgcttaagtaaaagtagtgaTACCacaatttataatatatattatattacaaatAACAGTGCTGTAATTAAAATTCTACTTGAGTAACAGTACTAAAGTATTACGtggaaaatgtactttaagcACCAAAATCAAATGTACTCATTTTGCAGAATAAATGTTAGATTACAGAGCGCCCTGGATCCAGAAATCTTTAGAGCAAAAGTCAGTTTTATTGTAGGACAAGTCACACTTTTATCCTTCTTATTAGTACATGGTGACCTCATCTAGATCCAGTAGACCCTTTGCACAACTCCAACCTGAGAAGGTCGCATCAGCCATACACCTGTGTGGATATGTATGGCCTTTAATCAATAAAAGTGAACCATCATTTATAAATCAATTTTGTATCTGAAATATACTCATGtatataattaaaaaagcaGAGGAAAGTTAAGAGTTAGATTTGTGCCATCAGTGCAGAATAACATGAACAAATAATGCATATGAGTGgcacagcaacaaaagcaaaataagtatataaataaaaatgagtaTAGACACAAAAAGTGACTTAAAAGACAATCTGGACTCTGAGACCCTCAGGCAAGTTGTTTAATGGAACAgatatcatttaaaataatgattttttttctctctctcactccacaCTGGACCTACAATACTTACccaaatagaaaaagaaaatctactTAATCAATTTTGATAGTCTCACATTTATAAGTTATACTGCACCCCTGTTCTGCTGGTGTCAGGCTGATTTATCTATACTGATACAAGAGATGGTGAAGTGGTTTAGAAATAATAATGGTCTTTATAAAAAAACTTGTTGGATGTCTGTGTCCTAActaatgaataaaacagaaaaaaatgttttatttcattcattctatttgtattttttgttcaAATTTGTATTAACAATAACGGCCTGCAGATAACATCTATTCATTGTCTAAATTAGTCATTTTTGTTAGATTTGCATTGATGGATATTTTTAATAGAAATGGAACAATAATTGCACAGAAGAGCCCATGATTCATTTCCAGCACTAATGTTAGGTTGTCTGTGTGGAGGTTCAATGTTGGAGTTAATTGGTGGCCATCAAGCTGTGCAGCCGCTCACTCTGCACACAGACCTGAAAATGGAAAGGCATTAGTCAGTTTGTTGCAATTTAACTACATCAAAGGGGGTGATAGTTCGAGGTTTAGTTTATGTAATGAAATATTACCTTGGCGTAGACGCCGGGCTGCTCTCAGCACACCCGTAGCCCCAGGACACAACACCCCCACCCTGCAGCTCACTGATGCACACAATGGGGCCACCAGAGTCACCCTGAGCGAGAGACAGAATTATTCTTCATGTATTGTAAACCTTTGCAGCATTGTACATAAGTATGGCATGTCATGGTGATAAAGAGTTTGAATAAGAGAGGAGTGAAAGTAATGTAGTAGAATTTGAATATAAAATCAGAGACACACACCTGGCAGGAGTCCTTGCCTCCCTCCAGGTATCCAGTTGTCGATCATGCCAGGGTAGGAACTGTCACAGTCACAATCAGACAGGATGGGGATCTCCAGACACTGCAGCCTGTTcctgtcagcagcagaaaacaaatgggAAGTATGCAGTAGGAATGGGTTGTTAGGGATTGTGGGCAAATTCTTTTTATATGTGAATTTGGACAGAGTTTCGGAAATCTTAGTTTGTGTCAAATAACTGTTCTCTGCTTACTGGAGCTCATGGTGTTGACCCAGCCAGAGACTGTGCACATGGTGCCAGCGGGGGGCACAGCTGGTGGGTAGAGCCACAGGCTGCACATACTGGGTGAGGGTGGCAGCAACATGATGTCATTCTCAAGGGTATAGCTGTTGAAGTAGGGGGTGTTGGATGACACGGGTAGCACTAATGAACTGCTCGCTACCCTCAGTGATTCCGAAATGGTGCTCTCTCATTCGCACCTCATTGTGACTGAAAGAGATAACAGGTGGTGGAAGATGCCAAAAGgtggatgctttttttttttttatgtcttgatgttttttccctcatcaGATGGATAAGTGAGGTCTGAACATATCTAGAGTGCAGCAGACACAACCCAGTGGTCGTTGACCAGGGAGCCGCCACAGAAGTGGTAGCCAGAGTTCAGAGACACCTGATGGGGCCAAGAATGAGGCGTGCACTCATACCCACCGACGATCTTGTCTTTCTCCGTGGCAACTAAAAACAGATGTaagacagacagccagacatAGTTATAGTAGGAGTTTGCTTCAGTATAGTAAATATACAAAAGCACACATTGCATGAAAGGAGTCCTGCTCTTCAAGTACTATATCACACTCACAAGCAGCTCCAATGAGCAGAACAAAGACCAGAGACCTCATAGCTGCAGTGTGTGGTTCTGTCCAATCACCTGAATCCCTGTTTCATATCTACTTCAAGCTGCCTGATTGGTCCAATAACtgtcaaaatataataataaaaatgttaatccTGATGGTGAATTTTTGTCCACCAGATGGTTCATTTGAAGTGACTGCCTGTGATCCAACAATATTCAGCCCAGTATGGCTGAAGCAGCTGGATTATTCACATAATGCTTTACTCAAGGCTGAGTCACAGATCAGTATTAGAGGAGTCGGAGTACGTGAAACTGTACTTACAGCAAGCCTAATACACAACATAATGACTGGAACATAATAGGCGTCTATCTTTGAGTGACATTAATCCCCTCAGAGACGTTAATTTTTATGTTCAGCTCAGTATAATTACTGTACTGGCAAATAATACTGCAGTCCATTCGCATTTTTCTAATCACTGTTTGACGGCATATTTGAGTGCTATTTGTCAGTTAACGACTACTGAAACAGTGTCATTTAGACACATCtataaaagtgagaaaaaatgCTATTAAATTTCTCATGAGTGGAATAATCTAGACTGTGTGGATTTCTAATCTTCAAACTGTGATATTTGACAAATCATGCACCTTTTAATCTTCTCCTCATACATATCCATGTGATTCATGAATATTAGTCATGTGGAATTGCAGCAGCTCAACTGTAACATGTAAAAAGTCAAATGTACCTCAGGTTGACTCACACTTCACCAACAGCAGATCTGTACTGCATTTTAATCCCAAATCATGGTAACTGATTGTGTGATTGTGCTTagttattttttaatcattggTTAGTTATAATTCTTTGCATTAATATTGATTTTTCAATACAGTAACAATGTTATAAAAATATCATCAGATCacttttaagacaaaaaaagccGCTATAGTTGCTTGACAACTATAATGTACGTCTTTACCAGGGATCTCATGCAATGATTTTGCGTCGTCTTCTTGTTTGTCTCTTGTCACTTCACTGTATCAACATTTTTTGTGGTGTTCTATCTAAGACACATGGGATGGATTTCCTGTGAAAGCCACATTCACCAACTGTGGTTGTGAACCAGGCCATCTGCAGAGCTGCAAACACGGCTTCACAGCACAGATCCATCCAGGTCAAGGTTAACGATTACAAAATACATCCAgtgcaaaatacatttaaaattccATACAGTATATAGTAAAGTAATGTTTGATTTCGAAACAGTCACAGCATCATGTAAACTAGCTGATGCAGGGATACCAAGAGACACTAGTTTTTGTTCCTTAGATGAGTGAACTAATTCAAAGCACATACAGGCATAATGCAGAGATCAATCACTCCATGCCATATGaactatttttcaaataaatgctCACATTTGCTTAGTTTAATCTTAAAGTGCATTGGGGCTGGATGCCCCATTGCCCCTCCTTTACAAATACAATTTCACCCATGCAGTATGTCAGTACGGACCACCCCACAGCCAACAAGATATTTACTTTTCCGATACCGAGAACATTTTTTCCAGGACTGTGATTGGTTGAAAATAACCTTGGGGGTGTGTTCAGCAGTGAAAGTAGGGAAGAGCATTTCCATATAAACCAGAACTCCAAGAGAAGTCTTTCATCCACAAGATCACACAGCAACCATGAGGTCTCTGGTCTTCGTTCTGCTCATCGGAGCTGCTTGTAAGCGTCTCTCTGTTTGTATTCATTAGTTCTGATCACTCAATTTTAAAATGTCTACTTGGTTGCTGACTTGGTTGGTCTGCTGTGTGTCGTAGTTGCCACGGAGGACGACAAGATCGTCGGTGGGTATGAGTGCAAAGCCTACTCCCAGCCCCATCAGGTGTCTCTGAACTCTGGCTACCACTTCTGTGGCGGCTCCCTGGTCAACGAGAACTGGGTtgtgtctgctgctcactgctaCAAGTCGTACGTCACTTCTTCATATTACAAAGATTACAAAGTTTTGCTTGCTGGAATGACTCTGCTTTTAACAGGCTGATCTTCTCTTTATTCTCCAGCCGTGTTGAGGTGCGTCTCGGAGAGCACAACATCAGGGTCTCTGAGGGAACTGAGCAGTTCATCAGCTCCTCCCGCGTCATCCGCCATCCCAGGTACAGCTCCTACAATATCAACAATGACATCATGCTGATCAAGCTGAGCAAGCCCGCCATCCTCAACCAGTACGTGCAGCCTGTGGCTCTGCCCACCAGCTGTGCCCCCGCTGGCACCATGTGTAGAGTCTCTGGCTGGGGCAACACCATGAGCTCCAGTGAGTAACATCTGCATCTTAAAAGCTGGGAGTTACagaatgtttcagtgtttctatTTGTGTTCTTTTAAACCTTTTTCCCTTaactttttgctttgttttacaCGTCGTAGCTGCTGACGGCAACAAGCTGCAGTGCCTGGAGATCCCCATCCTGTCTGACAGAGACTGTGAGAACTCCTACCCCGGCATGATCACTGACGCCATGTTCTGCGCTGGATACCTGGAGGGCGGCAAGGACTCCTGCCAGGTATGTAACAAGAGGAGACTGCAGAGGTCCTTGTCCAAGATCAGCACTTCTCACAAGTCAGAATACTGGGAATTTACTTGAACATATTTTTCCTTTCAGTGCTGAAATCCAGTGAAAtcattcatctttatttaactttttattgttcttattctctctctctctctctctctctctctctctctctcagggtgACTCTGGTGGCCCCGTCGTGTGCAACGGTGAGCTGCAGGGTGTTGTGTCCTGGGGCTACGGGTGTGCTGAGAAGAACCACCCCGGTGTCTACGCCAAGGTAAACTTAAATGATCTAATTTTGATGAATAACATAGCTGTGTGAGATTGAAATTTCACATTGTGCCTGCctatttaaaatgaatcataTTTGTTAATGGCTGTGCTAACAAacctcattctctctcctttcacaGGTCTGCCTCTTCAACGAGTGGCTGGAGTCCACCATGGCCAGCTATTAAGTCTGATCCTGCGACCACCATCCTTCTCCGCTGCCTTTCTGCCATCACTCTAACAACAGCGTTGTTGTTGAGATTCAAACAATGTGCAGCAATTTCCATCTGACTCAATAAAGTCTTACACCTTGACTTCCACATGATTTCCCTCTCATTTTTTTGCCTGT
The nucleotide sequence above comes from Pempheris klunzingeri isolate RE-2024b chromosome 8, fPemKlu1.hap1, whole genome shotgun sequence. Encoded proteins:
- the mrpl17 gene encoding large ribosomal subunit protein bL17m; translated protein: MRLTLQMLISHGRVARKLGLGPESRIDMLRNILTGLVRHERIETTRARADEVRFYAEKLIDFAKKGDTDEKAMKMASFWLTEKDLVPKLFKVLAPRFETQPKGYTRMAHIPNRQNLDRAKMAVLEYKGNPFPPLYPVKKENELTLINQLLKGYREERAQQLPAKA
- the LOC139204865 gene encoding transmembrane protease serine 9-like encodes the protein MIGLIVLTLLGAAAAAPTDDRIVGGYECSPHSQPWQVSINIGYHYCGGSLINDRWIISASHCWQNPYSQIAVLGDHHIWENEGTEQFMSVDAIYWHESYDYQTLDYDIMLMKLAHPVTVNQYVKPIALPKACPTPGDMCTVSGWGNIYTDQVFNPFHLQCVQVPILSYKECDASYPGLITDRMVCAGYLEGGKDACQGDSGGPLVCNGELQGIVSWGQGCAQPNYPGVYTKVCSLMPWINEILSIYRQPESRAALLTADKKQSCRSSHPQDHTAIMRSLVFVLLIGVAFATEDDKIVGGYECKAYSQPHQVSLNSGYHFCGGSLVNENWVVSAAHCYKSRVQVRLGEHNIRVSEGSEQFISSSRVIRHPRYSSYNINNDIMLIKLSKPATLNQYVQPVALPTSCAPAGTMCRVSGWGNTMSSTADGNKLQCLEIPILSDRDCENSYPGMITDAMFCAGYLEGGKDSCQGDSGGPVVCNGELQGVVSWGYGCAEKNHPGVYAKVCLFNEWLESTMAGMDTGTFLHQPVMRSLVFALLLGAVFATEDDKIVGGRECTPHSQPHQVSLNSGYHFCGGSLVNEFWVVSAAHCYKSKMDIVLGDHNRWFMDGNEQIIPAASVIPHPNYESWLVNNDIMLIKLSKPATLNQYVQPVALPTSCAPAGTMCRVSGWGVTMSSSADSNKLQCLEIPILSDEDCDNSYPGMITEAMFCAGYLEGGKDSCQGDSGGPVVCDGELQGVVSWGFGCAEKNHPGVYAKTCIFTDWLQSTMSTY
- the LOC139204969 gene encoding trypsin-1 — protein: MRSLVFVLLIGAAFATEDDKIVGGYECKAYSQPHQVSLNSGYHFCGGSLVNENWVVSAAHCYKSRVEVRLGEHNIRVSEGTEQFISSSRVIRHPRYSSYNINNDIMLIKLSKPAILNQYVQPVALPTSCAPAGTMCRVSGWGNTMSSTADGNKLQCLEIPILSDRDCENSYPGMITDAMFCAGYLEGGKDSCQGDSGGPVVCNGELQGVVSWGYGCAEKNHPGVYAKVCLFNEWLESTMASY